The following coding sequences are from one Triticum aestivum cultivar Chinese Spring chromosome 5A, IWGSC CS RefSeq v2.1, whole genome shotgun sequence window:
- the LOC123108027 gene encoding putative B3 domain-containing protein Os08g0325100 has product MGTSFGSCKLQDEQYQYYKNLDDEKKYFLVLMLGDFQDAMIIPEEVVRRFKGEIPVEIKLETRNGYSHTIVVAKYQEKLVLTVGWRQFVENYDLQMDDSLIFRYKGNSQLSVMIFDKLGREKALSVVPAPFLPQVQDRRNEAHEIRYSQKMDVPRERRKKRTEYHYANLDDEKKYFLVLMMDDFQDDMIVPKEFVQHFKGEFPGEMILETQNRRSCKIGVAKNNGKLVFTVGWGKFVETFGLKMDDTILFRYNGNSQFNDIIFDEDGCEKASSVFLDPSPPPVQERHRSATDTVKSSHVHTQAIQSESFSIVEGMPMGSPCFKMEMDKSCQDNNTVISISSCESSGESSSEEEYVVHKVPRSDYVRKRKAGQLKYANGVTTLSSFKQGQLKDHYITAHKTKLTSTQKEVVKQKVQSIYTEIPIFVAVMRKYNVVVEFLLTFPRYYAKKYLGEEPHMYLQRMGRKWDVWFSENNDCKNLRRGWRQFVEDHKLKIGDICLFKLLSIQSRTMEVYIIRANDANYRAGLQNDSDQEAAFQGGAPAHHAHGVKTEAMEEDVVALDGA; this is encoded by the exons ATGGGCACGTCTTTTGGAAGCTGCAAGCTGCAGGATGAGCAATACCAGTACTACAAGAACTTGGATGATGAAAAGAAGTATTTCTTGGTGCTTATGTTGGGTGATTTCCAAGATGCGATG ATAATTCCAGAAGAAGTTGTGCGGCGTTTCAAAGGCGAGATCCCAGTAGAGATCAAGCTGGAAACCCGAAATGGTTACAGTCACACCATTGTGGTTGCCAAGTACCAAGAAAAGCTTGTCCTTACAGTGGGTTGGCGGCAATTTGTTGAAAACTATGATCTACAAATGGATGATTccttaatattcagatacaaagggAACTCTCAGCTTAGTGTCATGATCTTTGATAAGCTTGGTCGTGAAAAAGCATTATCGGTTGTTCCGGCTCCTTTTTTGCCTCAGGTCCAAGACAGGCGCAATGAGGCACATGAAATCAG GTATTCTCAAAAGATGGATGTGCCTCGGGAAAGAAGAAAAAAGCGGACTGAATATCACTACGCAAACTTGGATGATGAGAAGAAATATTTCTTGGTGCTTATGATGGATGATTTTCAAGATGATATG ATCGTCCCAAAAGAATTTGTTCAGCATTTCAAGGGCGAATTCCCAGGAGAGATGATACTTGAAACACAAAATCGTCGCAGTTGCAAAATTGGAGTTGCCAAGAACAATGGAAAGCTTGTCTTCACAGTGGGATGGGGGAAATTCGTTGAAACCTTTGGTCTAAAGATGGATGACACCATATTATTCAGATACAATGGGAACTCTCAGTTTAATGACATAATCTTTGATGAAGATGGCTGTGAGAAGGCATCATCAGTTTTTTTGGATCCTTCTCCGCCTCCTGTGCAAGAAAGGCACAGAAGTGCTACTGATACTGTGAAAAGTTCTCATGTTCATACTCAGGCAATTCAATCAGAGTCATTTAGCATAGTGGAAGGGATGCCGATGGGGTCACCATGCTTCAAAATGGAAATGGACAAGTCATGTCAAGACAACAACACCGTGATAAGTATTTCCTCCTGCGAGTCATCAG GAgaatcttcctctgaagaagaatatgtaGTACATAAAGTGCCTCGTTCCGATTATGTCAGGAAGAGGAAGGCCGGGCAGTTGAAGTATGCCAATGGAGTGACCACACTATCTTCATTTAAGCAGGGGCAGTTGAAGGACCATTACATTACcgcccacaagaccaaactaacttcaactCAGAAGGAAGTGGTGAAGCAGAAGGTCCAATCCATATACACAGAGATCcccatctttgttgctgtgatgcgcaagtacaatgttgttgtAGAATTCTtgctg ACTTTCCCCAGATACTATGCTAAGAAATATCTTGGAGAGGAGCCACACATGTATCTTCAGCGGATGGGCCGGAAGTGGGATGTGTGGTTTAGTGAAAACAATGACTGTAAAAATCTCAGGAGGGGATGGAGACAGTTTGTAGAAGACCACAAGCTGAAGATTGGTGATATCTGCCTCTTTAAACTGTTGAGCATTCAGAGTAGAACCATGGAGGTCTACATCATCCGTGCAAACGATGCCAATTATCGGGCAGGTCTCCAGAATGATAGTGACCAGGAAGCGGCTTTCCAGGGAGGGGCTCCTGCTCATCATGCGCATGGAGTTAAAACTGAAGCTATGGAAGAAGATGTTGTTGCCCTTGATGGTGCCTGA
- the LOC123108028 gene encoding stem-specific protein TSJT1-like, with translation MLAVFDRAVAPSPEGLRQPGEAGHGADGLAARFREARTGAVTVDFGGGGAMAYSSHGQSPFLPRLFGVVDDIFCLFQGAIENMAVLKQQYGLSKSATEINLVIEAYRTLRDRGPYPADQVVRDFNGKFAFVLYDRSTSSVFMAADADGGVPFYWGVDSEGHLVVSDDDEVVKNACGKSFAPFPKGFFFTTSGGLQSYEHPLNEVKPVPRVDSKGEVCGATYAVDEQAKKDTAGIPRVGSAADWSSQY, from the exons ATGCTCGCTGTGTTCGACAGGGCGGTGGCGCCGAGCCCGGAGGGGCTGCGGCAGCCGGGCGAGGCCGGGCACGGCGCGGACGGGCTCGCTGCCCGGTTCCGGGAGGCCCGCACCGGCGCGGTCACCGTCGACTTCGGCGGCGGTGGCGCCATGGCCTACTCTTCCCACGGCCAGAGCCCCTTCCTCCCCAG GTTGTTCGGCGTCGTCGACGACATATTCTGCCTGTTCCAAGGCGCGATCGAGAACATGGCTGTGCTGAAGCAGCAGTACGGGTTGAGCAAGAGTGCCACTGAGATCAACCTCGTCATTGAGGCCTACAGAACCCTGAGGGACAGGGGACCTTACCCTGCAGACCAGGTCGTGAGGGACTTCAATGGCAAATTCGCGTTTGTGCTGTATGATCGCTCCACCAGTTCGGTCTTCATGGCTGCT GATGCTGATGGTGGCGTCCCGTTTTACTGGGGAGTTGATTCAGAGGGTCATCTTGTAGTGTCCGATGACGATGAAGTTGTGAAGAACGCTTGTGGAAAATCTTTCGCACCGTTCCCCAAAG GTTTCTTCTTCACGACGTCCGGGGGTTTGCAGAGCTACGAGCATCCCCTGAACGAGGTGAAGCCGGTGCCAAGGGTCGACAGCAAAGGGGAAGTATGCGGCGCAACTTACGCGGTCGATGAACAGGCCAAGAAAGATACCGCCGGCATTCCCCGTGTTGGCAGCGCTGCAGATTGGTCTTCCCAGTACTGA